One genomic window of Oryctolagus cuniculus chromosome 11, mOryCun1.1, whole genome shotgun sequence includes the following:
- the ANKRD54 gene encoding ankyrin repeat domain-containing protein 54 isoform X6, with product MPMTWKQQLLEDGADPCAADDKGRTALHFASCNGNDRIVQLLLDHGADPNQRDGLGNTPLHLAACTNHVPVITTLLRGGARVDALDRAGRTPLHLAKSKLSILQEGHSQCLEAVRLEVKQIIQMLREYLERLGRHEQRERLDDLCTRLQMTSTKEQVDEVTDLLASFTSLSLQMQNMEKR from the exons CAGCTTCTGGAAGACGGCGCGGATCCCTGCGCAGCCGACGACAAGGGCCGCACGGCTCTCCACTTCGCCTCCTGCAATGGCAATGACCGCATTG TGCAGCTCCTCCTGGACCACGGGGCCGATCCCAACCAGCGAGACGGGCTGGGGAACACACCGCTCCACCTGG CGGCCTGCACCAACCACGTGCCTGTGATCACCACCCTGCTGCGAGGAG GCGCCCGGGTCGACGCCCTGGACCGAGCTGGCCGCACGCCCCTGCACCTGGCCAAGTCGAAGCTGAGCATCCTGCAGGAGGGCCACTCCCAGTGCCTGGAGGCCGTGCGGCTGGAGGTGAAGCAG ATCATCCAGATGCTGAGGGAGTACCTGGAGCGCCTGGGGCGCCACGAGCAGCGCGAGCGGCTGGATGACCTCTGCACCCGCCTGCAGATGACAAGCACCAAAGAGCAG GTGGACGAAGTGACCGACCTCCTGGCCAGCTTTACCTCTCTGAGTCTGCAGATGCAGAACATGGAGAAGAGGTAG